The Thermodesulfobacteriota bacterium genomic sequence CGCGCCATTTATCGACTGCAAAAAGGCGCTTGAGGAGGTCTCGGGAGACTTCGATAAAGCCATCGAGATACTGAAAATAAAGGGAGTGGCGAAAGCGGCGAAAAAAGTCGGCAGGGAGACCCCGGAAGGGACTATCACCTCATACATACACGCAGGCGGCAAGATCGGCGTGCTCGTGGAGATCAACTGCGAGACAGACTTCGTCGCGAGGAACGACGAGTTCCAGGCGTTCGCGAAAGAGGTCGCAATGCAGATAGCAGCCGGCAACCCGAAATACGTAAGCCGAGAGTACATTCCCGAAGACGAGCTCGCGAAAGAAAAGGAGATACTGAAGGCCCAGGTAATCGAGTCGGGGAAGCCCGCCAATATAGCGGACAAGATCGCCGAAGGTAAAATCGAGAAGTTTTACGAGGAAGTCTGCCTGCTCGACCAGGTCTACATCAGAGACAGCAAGCTGAAGATCAATGACCTGCTGCAGGCGCTCATCGCGAAAATCGGCGAGAACATAAAGGTCAGAAGGTTCGTA encodes the following:
- the tsf gene encoding translation elongation factor Ts; amino-acid sequence: MADITAQMVKEIRDRTGAPFIDCKKALEEVSGDFDKAIEILKIKGVAKAAKKVGRETPEGTITSYIHAGGKIGVLVEINCETDFVARNDEFQAFAKEVAMQIAAGNPKYVSREYIPEDELAKEKEILKAQVIESGKPANIADKIAEGKIEKFYEEVCLLDQVYIRDSKLKINDLLQALIAKIGENIKVRRFVRFQLGESLD